In the Paenibacillus pabuli genome, one interval contains:
- a CDS encoding ribonucleotide-diphosphate reductase subunit beta yields the protein MQVQKIFNTEAPNQSTRIIEGECSGILNWNDIRMPHMYKLYKVLLLNHWIADEIPMSKDASQFAQLDPEEQRTFKINISLLAVLDSMQTMFVGDVKRYFTDSSLEAISAIIGQQEVVHNQSYSYVLSSIVSDREQKEIFEYWKHDPVLLDRNRFIADIYQSFRDEPSPQTFFQAMVADLVLEGIFFYSTFAFFYNLARDQKMMATSQMISYIQRDENQHCYFFAEVFKQLLVDFPELNTPENMDYVYKTINRAVELETNWAHYTLSNVRGIDLNELEDYIKYIANKRLRLMGMEKAYEGVDVNCMPWIKPFSDEALNATKTDFFEAKSRNYGKVGDDNGFDDL from the coding sequence ATGCAAGTACAGAAAATTTTCAATACGGAAGCACCTAACCAATCCACTCGAATCATTGAAGGTGAGTGCTCCGGGATCCTGAACTGGAACGACATTCGCATGCCTCATATGTACAAGCTTTACAAAGTACTGCTGCTCAACCACTGGATCGCTGACGAAATTCCAATGTCCAAGGATGCATCCCAATTTGCCCAATTGGATCCGGAAGAACAGCGTACATTCAAAATCAACATTTCCTTGCTGGCTGTACTGGATTCCATGCAAACGATGTTTGTGGGTGACGTTAAACGGTACTTCACCGATTCTTCGCTCGAAGCGATCTCGGCCATTATCGGACAGCAGGAAGTGGTTCATAACCAATCGTATTCCTACGTTCTGTCTTCCATCGTGTCCGACCGGGAACAGAAAGAGATTTTCGAATACTGGAAACATGATCCCGTACTGCTTGACCGCAACCGGTTCATTGCCGACATCTACCAAAGCTTCCGGGACGAGCCGTCTCCACAGACATTCTTCCAAGCAATGGTAGCCGATTTAGTACTTGAAGGCATTTTCTTCTACAGTACATTCGCCTTCTTCTACAACCTGGCTCGTGACCAGAAGATGATGGCAACCAGCCAAATGATCTCTTACATTCAGCGTGATGAGAATCAGCACTGTTACTTCTTCGCAGAAGTGTTCAAACAGCTGCTTGTTGATTTCCCTGAGCTGAATACGCCAGAGAACATGGACTATGTTTACAAAACGATTAACCGTGCCGTCGAGCTGGAAACCAACTGGGCACACTACACACTCAGCAATGTTCGCGGAATTGACCTGAACGAGTTGGAAGATTACATCAAGTACATCGCCAACAAACGTCTGCGTCTCATGGGCATGGAAAAAGCTTACGAAGGCGTGGATGTGAACTGCATGCCTTGGATCAAGCCTTTCTCTGATGAAGCGCTCAATGCAACGAAAACGGACTTCTTCGAAGCCAAATCCCGTAACTATGGTAAAGTCGGCGACGACAACGGATTCGACGATTTGTAA
- a CDS encoding SMI1/KNR4 family protein, which translates to MERELLDQLNTWHDQDQFSLIIKHIEQIPVPNRDYDLTGHLARAYNNSALYREAIQQLKSIEEQGKWDPLWQFRLGYAYYHMALYDQALHAFEQADRLQPYDGSTLEFLNSTRSKVVKMQRNRQRHLEKLAEWEQSGMQNHLRAASGSYDPSTFWEQSDYALSSYVSPPFDESQIISTEQELGYKLPASYIQLMNTQNGGIPSRTVFPTEEATSWAEDHIAISGIMGIGHIKSYSLTGELGSRFMIEDWGYPDLGIVICDCPSAGHDVVMLDYRFCGPQGEPCVVHVDQEDDYEITYLAPSFESFVRGLVDEDTFDLEEEDED; encoded by the coding sequence ATGGAACGAGAACTGCTCGATCAATTGAATACCTGGCATGACCAGGACCAGTTCAGTCTCATTATTAAACACATTGAACAGATTCCTGTACCAAATCGGGATTATGACCTGACAGGTCATCTTGCGAGAGCATATAACAATAGTGCACTATACCGTGAAGCCATTCAGCAGCTTAAATCCATTGAAGAACAAGGCAAATGGGATCCCTTGTGGCAATTCCGTCTGGGTTATGCCTATTACCATATGGCCTTGTACGATCAGGCACTGCATGCGTTTGAACAGGCAGACCGGCTTCAGCCTTATGACGGATCGACACTCGAATTTTTGAATTCGACCCGTTCCAAAGTTGTGAAGATGCAGCGGAACCGGCAGCGTCATCTGGAGAAGCTGGCTGAATGGGAACAAAGCGGGATGCAGAATCATCTCAGAGCAGCTTCAGGCTCCTACGATCCCTCCACGTTTTGGGAGCAGAGTGACTACGCACTGAGCAGCTATGTTTCTCCCCCTTTTGATGAAAGCCAGATCATCTCTACAGAGCAGGAACTGGGGTACAAACTGCCTGCGTCCTATATTCAATTAATGAACACTCAAAACGGAGGAATCCCTTCACGTACGGTTTTCCCTACAGAAGAAGCCACATCCTGGGCGGAAGATCATATCGCCATTTCCGGCATTATGGGCATTGGGCATATCAAATCCTATTCTCTTACCGGAGAGTTGGGGAGCCGCTTCATGATTGAGGATTGGGGATACCCTGATCTGGGCATTGTGATCTGTGACTGTCCATCTGCCGGTCATGATGTCGTGATGCTTGATTATCGTTTCTGCGGCCCGCAGGGTGAGCCATGCGTTGTACATGTGGACCAGGAAGATGATTATGAGATTACCTACCTGGCACCGAGCTTCGAATCATTTGTTCGTGGACTGGTGGATGAGGATACATTCGATTTGGAAGAAGAGGACGAGGACTAA
- a CDS encoding aminoglycoside phosphotransferase family protein, translating to MTTRIYFATHKIGDVAFSSLQEAIHQFDLGILEDYKQTEKGVMGQTLLVRTSQGEYILKGNPLYVGQLQEEQFFAQQLAEHTTIPVPVPYLLQKSTDLLGWSYAIMPRLPGRHLYDSSLQNALGQDEQEEIASMLAHSLIELYRWKVPDAGEYDPIAGRIVPFAGTYLDWLYGTILHWLLDAQKYSVITDEDIEWVDEQLKNAETAFQAMPVPGFVMGDFKVENFVIQKSGDHASDWRISGLFDFTTSYFGDGTADLTKMTAMYIHKNQPELAKRFLHTYRELVCADDEERCKHFAVRLGIHLLYQRILVWGEAKATNRVTWEADLPFAAWAQQYIDSILDLID from the coding sequence ATGACAACCCGAATTTACTTTGCTACCCACAAAATTGGCGATGTTGCATTCTCTTCACTTCAAGAAGCAATCCATCAATTCGACCTAGGAATCCTTGAAGATTACAAACAAACTGAAAAGGGCGTAATGGGCCAGACACTACTCGTCCGTACCTCTCAAGGGGAGTATATTCTGAAAGGCAACCCACTGTATGTCGGACAGCTGCAGGAAGAACAATTTTTCGCCCAGCAGCTCGCAGAGCACACCACCATTCCTGTCCCCGTCCCCTACCTGCTCCAAAAAAGCACGGATTTGCTGGGCTGGAGTTACGCGATCATGCCTCGTTTACCAGGAAGACACCTGTATGATTCGTCACTCCAGAACGCACTCGGACAGGATGAGCAAGAAGAGATTGCCTCCATGCTTGCGCATAGCCTGATCGAACTGTACCGATGGAAGGTACCAGATGCTGGCGAGTATGATCCTATAGCCGGGCGAATCGTTCCTTTCGCCGGTACTTATCTCGACTGGCTGTATGGGACCATCCTTCACTGGCTGCTGGATGCCCAGAAGTACTCTGTCATTACGGATGAGGATATCGAGTGGGTTGATGAGCAGCTCAAGAATGCAGAGACTGCATTCCAGGCCATGCCTGTTCCTGGCTTTGTCATGGGAGATTTCAAGGTGGAGAACTTTGTCATTCAGAAGAGCGGTGACCATGCTTCCGATTGGCGGATTAGCGGCCTGTTTGATTTTACCACCTCGTATTTCGGGGATGGTACGGCAGATCTGACCAAAATGACAGCCATGTATATACATAAAAATCAGCCCGAGCTTGCCAAGCGCTTTCTACACACTTACCGGGAACTTGTCTGCGCGGACGATGAGGAACGATGCAAACACTTCGCTGTTCGCTTAGGGATCCATCTGCTGTATCAGCGAATCTTGGTATGGGGCGAAGCCAAAGCGACCAATCGGGTCACATGGGAGGCAGACCTGCCTTTTGCAGCCTGGGCGCAGCAATATATCGATTCTATACTCGACTTGATTGATTAG
- a CDS encoding S9 family peptidase, producing the protein MLQFPKPDVEQYFQTYRISHFAVSADEKRLFFDSNLNGEPNIWAMDLPGGYPYPLTYLNQSSQFIKPDPLGRHILTAFDRDGDENYHLYALKPEGGVPLSIVSAEPNDRCYFSELSEDGQRLYYVTSAGNPNYLNSRRIDLETGEDVLLHSGEEATSHLVAVSSDEKSFVVLKMYSNTYQTAQLHREGEIISILPDSQRQSQVSDILFADDHRLLLTTNDNEAYSYVAEYRLDNREFRPLCKVEGEDVEMIRWHEASETLYFWTLTGTENRMYVLGKDAVQPRRLDMPLDTVEHARVTKAGNVYILGRGAIQPHNIYRLPAGSDSWESLTANRVTGLDPDDLVYPDMVRYNSYDGLEIEALLFKAKPEQANGYTVFWPHGGPQASEAKFFRPMFQLMLAQGYHIFAPNFRGSTGYGAEFVKMVERDWGEGPRLDCVAGINWLFDQGISSPDRLFVVGGSYGGYMTLLLAGRHSELFRAAVDIFGPSNLFTFLESVPEDWKPMMDNWLGDPVRDRERLTKDSPITYLDQMVNPMLVIQGANDPRVVKAESDQIVAALQDKGVDVEYIVLDDEGHGFSRRTNEILVYRRMLEFLQKHQEAPVTQV; encoded by the coding sequence ATGCTTCAGTTTCCCAAACCGGATGTAGAGCAATATTTCCAGACGTATCGGATTTCGCACTTTGCCGTATCGGCTGACGAGAAACGTTTGTTTTTTGACAGCAATCTGAACGGTGAACCGAATATCTGGGCTATGGATTTGCCGGGTGGATACCCGTATCCCTTGACGTATTTGAATCAGAGCAGTCAGTTTATCAAACCCGACCCGCTTGGACGCCATATCCTCACAGCGTTTGATCGGGACGGCGATGAGAACTATCATCTATATGCCCTTAAACCCGAAGGTGGCGTGCCACTGTCAATTGTGTCTGCAGAGCCGAATGACCGCTGTTATTTCTCCGAGTTGTCCGAGGATGGGCAGCGCCTGTATTACGTAACGAGTGCGGGTAACCCGAATTATCTCAATTCACGTCGAATTGACCTGGAGACGGGAGAGGACGTGCTTTTGCACAGCGGGGAAGAAGCGACGAGCCACTTGGTTGCAGTAAGTTCCGATGAGAAGAGCTTTGTGGTGTTGAAAATGTATTCCAATACGTATCAGACGGCGCAACTGCACCGTGAAGGGGAGATTATATCGATTCTGCCCGACTCGCAGCGACAAAGCCAGGTATCCGATATTCTTTTTGCAGATGACCATCGGCTTCTGCTGACTACCAATGATAACGAAGCATATTCCTATGTGGCTGAATATAGACTGGATAACCGCGAGTTCCGACCTTTGTGCAAAGTCGAAGGGGAGGACGTGGAGATGATTCGCTGGCATGAGGCATCGGAAACACTGTACTTCTGGACGCTCACAGGTACGGAGAACCGGATGTACGTTCTGGGCAAAGATGCTGTGCAGCCTCGGCGCCTCGACATGCCACTTGATACGGTAGAACACGCGCGCGTAACCAAAGCTGGCAATGTGTACATCCTTGGCCGGGGGGCGATTCAGCCACATAATATTTATCGTTTGCCTGCGGGTAGTGACTCTTGGGAATCTCTGACGGCTAACCGGGTAACAGGGCTTGATCCGGATGATCTGGTCTATCCAGACATGGTTCGGTACAACTCATATGACGGGCTGGAAATTGAGGCGCTTTTGTTTAAAGCCAAACCGGAGCAGGCCAACGGTTATACCGTGTTTTGGCCGCATGGCGGACCGCAGGCCTCGGAAGCGAAGTTTTTTCGGCCGATGTTTCAGCTGATGCTGGCTCAAGGTTATCATATTTTTGCACCGAACTTCCGGGGAAGCACCGGGTATGGTGCCGAATTTGTGAAGATGGTAGAGAGGGACTGGGGCGAGGGGCCGAGACTTGACTGTGTTGCCGGCATAAACTGGCTGTTTGACCAAGGTATCTCCTCACCAGATCGCCTGTTTGTGGTCGGGGGCAGTTACGGCGGGTACATGACTCTGCTGCTTGCAGGCCGCCATTCCGAGTTGTTCCGGGCAGCAGTCGATATCTTTGGGCCAAGCAACCTGTTTACGTTCCTGGAATCCGTACCGGAGGATTGGAAGCCGATGATGGATAACTGGCTGGGTGATCCGGTTCGAGATCGGGAACGGTTAACAAAAGATTCGCCGATCACCTATCTCGACCAGATGGTCAACCCCATGCTTGTCATTCAAGGAGCAAATGATCCAAGGGTTGTGAAGGCTGAGTCGGATCAAATTGTGGCGGCGCTCCAGGACAAAGGCGTGGACGTGGAGTATATCGTACTGGACGATGAGGGTCACGGCTTCTCCAGAAGGACGAATGAGATCCTCGTGTATCGGCGGATGCTAGAGTTCCTGCAGAAGCATCAGGAAGCGCCTGTAACGCAAGTCTAA
- the fosB gene encoding metallothiol transferase FosB translates to MNIQGINHLCFSVSNLERSITFYEQALGARIQVKGRKLAYFELAGLWIALNQEDVIRNYTERTYTHIAFTVKEEEFDKSVQELQAAGADILPGRARDPKDARSVYFTDPDGHLFELHTGTMKQRLDYYREDKPHMTFYT, encoded by the coding sequence GTGAATATTCAAGGAATCAATCATCTGTGCTTTTCCGTATCCAATCTGGAACGGTCCATTACCTTTTATGAGCAGGCTCTCGGTGCCCGGATTCAGGTGAAGGGCCGCAAGCTGGCGTATTTTGAACTGGCTGGTCTCTGGATCGCTTTGAATCAGGAAGATGTTATTCGCAATTATACTGAACGAACCTATACACATATTGCATTCACTGTGAAGGAAGAGGAGTTTGATAAGTCTGTGCAAGAGCTACAGGCAGCAGGGGCTGATATTCTTCCTGGCAGAGCGCGTGATCCCAAAGATGCAAGGTCTGTTTATTTCACGGATCCCGATGGTCATCTGTTCGAACTGCACACAGGCACCATGAAGCAAAGACTGGATTATTATCGTGAAGATAAACCACATATGACTTTTTATACGTAA
- a CDS encoding glucose 1-dehydrogenase, protein MNPVYPFYGVKTVCKEQNLAFPPQHQNQQPGLETLMVPEPISEDPAYIGSCKLDGKVAIITGGDSGIGRAAAIAFAKEGADIVIAYLYERTDAEWTRDRIVELGQRCLLIEIDLRLKKNCDAVIRTTMETFGKIDILVNNHAVQYVQPSIVDITEEQLYHTFQTNVFSYFFLIQAALPHMCQGASIINTASITAYKGNVQLIDYSSTKGAVVSLTRVLAKSLASQGIRVNCVAPGPIWTPLIPSSFSAEDVQVFGTETPMGRAGQPYELAAAYVYLASRDSSYVTGECIHINGGDMVTT, encoded by the coding sequence ATGAATCCTGTCTACCCTTTTTATGGTGTGAAGACGGTCTGCAAAGAGCAGAATTTGGCATTCCCACCCCAGCATCAGAACCAGCAGCCCGGCCTGGAAACGCTCATGGTACCTGAACCCATTAGCGAGGACCCGGCTTATATCGGCAGCTGCAAGCTGGATGGCAAAGTAGCCATCATCACGGGCGGGGACAGTGGAATTGGCAGAGCCGCCGCCATTGCTTTTGCCAAGGAAGGTGCCGATATTGTCATTGCTTACCTGTATGAACGGACAGACGCCGAGTGGACTCGGGACCGCATTGTGGAGCTGGGCCAGCGCTGCCTGCTCATTGAGATCGATCTTCGGCTGAAGAAGAATTGTGATGCTGTCATCCGCACAACGATGGAAACCTTCGGGAAAATAGACATTCTGGTCAACAATCACGCCGTGCAGTATGTGCAGCCGAGCATTGTCGACATAACGGAGGAACAGCTCTACCATACGTTTCAGACCAATGTGTTTTCCTATTTTTTTCTGATTCAGGCCGCACTCCCGCATATGTGCCAAGGGGCTTCCATCATCAACACGGCTTCCATTACAGCCTATAAGGGAAATGTACAGCTGATCGACTACTCCTCCACCAAAGGGGCTGTTGTCTCCCTGACACGCGTACTCGCCAAATCGCTGGCATCTCAGGGAATTCGGGTCAATTGCGTAGCTCCCGGTCCCATCTGGACGCCGCTCATTCCCTCCAGCTTCTCTGCTGAGGATGTGCAGGTGTTTGGAACCGAAACACCCATGGGACGTGCAGGCCAGCCGTATGAACTGGCCGCTGCCTATGTCTATCTCGCATCGCGTGATTCTTCGTATGTAACCGGTGAGTGCATTCATATCAACGGCGGCGATATGGTGACCACGTAA
- a CDS encoding BMP family lipoprotein: MKTKRDTRAVWTMILLVMVLMLGACSSTQNETAADERTKVGIVLTEVGLGDRSFNDAAFEGLVQARNENTIRFDYKEPGSELTAETAFEQFAQEGVDLIIGLSDTLLPDLEKVAQKYPDQQFLVVDGHSELPNVTSMSFRSEEGSYLAGMIAGFATTEDHVGFLGGMEIPLLRDFQQGFEQGVQAVNPDATVQVVYAGDFGNSKLGEELAAKMIQEQGVDVIYVAAGLTGVGSLTEIQKLGKYAIGVDTDQFFLAEKAVLTSMLKNVNVSIYNAVNTFTENNHSFPEQNMVEGLAEDAVGLTALHNITLSEEQQQTFEDRKAEIISGKTKITLEP; encoded by the coding sequence ATGAAAACAAAAAGGGACACCCGAGCTGTATGGACCATGATTTTACTTGTAATGGTGTTGATGCTGGGTGCATGTTCATCTACGCAAAACGAAACGGCAGCAGACGAGCGGACCAAAGTAGGTATTGTGCTTACGGAAGTCGGCCTTGGCGACCGTTCATTCAACGATGCTGCTTTTGAAGGACTGGTTCAGGCCAGAAATGAAAACACGATTCGGTTTGACTATAAGGAACCTGGGAGTGAATTAACCGCAGAAACGGCATTTGAGCAATTCGCACAAGAAGGCGTGGATTTGATTATCGGACTCAGCGACACCCTCCTGCCGGATCTGGAAAAGGTCGCTCAAAAATATCCGGACCAGCAGTTTCTTGTTGTCGACGGGCACTCCGAATTGCCAAACGTGACCTCGATGTCATTCCGTAGTGAAGAAGGCAGTTATCTCGCTGGCATGATTGCCGGCTTCGCAACAACCGAAGATCACGTAGGCTTTTTGGGTGGAATGGAGATTCCTCTTCTCCGCGATTTTCAGCAAGGCTTCGAACAAGGGGTACAGGCTGTCAATCCGGATGCTACGGTTCAGGTCGTTTACGCTGGAGACTTCGGTAATTCAAAACTTGGCGAGGAACTAGCAGCGAAGATGATTCAGGAGCAAGGCGTGGATGTCATTTATGTTGCAGCAGGCCTCACGGGGGTAGGCTCACTAACTGAAATTCAGAAATTGGGGAAATACGCCATTGGCGTGGATACGGATCAATTCTTTTTGGCGGAAAAGGCCGTTCTTACATCCATGTTGAAAAATGTTAATGTATCTATCTATAACGCGGTTAACACGTTTACGGAAAATAATCACTCCTTCCCGGAGCAAAACATGGTCGAAGGACTAGCAGAAGATGCCGTAGGCTTAACGGCGCTACATAACATCACACTCAGTGAGGAACAGCAGCAAACCTTCGAAGATCGGAAAGCAGAGATCATATCCGGCAAAACCAAAATTACACTTGAACCCTAA
- a CDS encoding methyl-accepting chemotaxis protein gives MKLQGKLIINALISLLLCLVLVAYIIFQLLGINAKNQNLVPAMLKVSELKANQIQTQQALDVFSFSMTAGNQDAVLGLLSEGKAMIQELNDGLLETDEQLRLMGSIQTKLTALDQGATEAMTALDSSEAKRYSTRVQGIQNDIYMLDEITKERYEQHTINLERDIQQTWQIALGGAALLLVAAMLFNMYTSRKLAKRIRVLKIAAGQIANGDLSQPLPETRGKDELDELNRSFRLMTGNIRNIIQSIDTAGKRVDGMAQDIDRGNDTMRAIVQQVSRTTEELSIGSQKIAEDLSETVMVVDKMQQTFGSNLQATSQSAMHGNEVLSTVQEGHIAIEEQLRLAEVNRAAMAEVEQTVLELEESAARITTMTGYVSEIAKQTTLLSLNASIEAARAGEAGRGFAVVAGEVNKLAEQSAQSVQHIYAAVGEITSAMDKVKGSVTQSMQLFAEQDKATGQTRNSFSAIRDSVEQISTGINQLAEDMQQSSQLSTQVQQAIENISAITQQSAASSEEITASTTEQQRSFEEASIKVKSLRDISEEMHQELQRFRL, from the coding sequence ATGAAATTGCAAGGCAAACTGATCATTAATGCATTAATTTCACTGCTTTTATGTCTTGTGCTGGTAGCTTATATCATCTTTCAGTTACTGGGCATCAACGCCAAAAATCAAAACCTGGTCCCTGCCATGCTCAAGGTCAGTGAACTCAAAGCCAATCAGATTCAGACCCAGCAAGCGCTGGATGTGTTCTCTTTCTCCATGACAGCAGGCAATCAGGATGCCGTACTCGGTTTATTGAGCGAAGGCAAAGCGATGATTCAAGAGCTTAACGATGGTCTACTGGAAACCGATGAACAGCTTCGGCTGATGGGATCTATCCAAACAAAACTGACCGCGCTGGATCAGGGTGCGACTGAAGCCATGACGGCCTTGGACAGCTCGGAAGCCAAACGATACAGCACGCGTGTGCAAGGTATTCAAAATGATATCTACATGCTTGATGAAATAACCAAGGAACGGTATGAACAGCATACAATCAATCTGGAACGGGACATTCAGCAGACTTGGCAAATTGCGCTGGGTGGCGCTGCCCTCCTGCTCGTTGCTGCCATGCTGTTCAATATGTATACATCACGGAAGCTGGCCAAACGTATTCGGGTGTTGAAGATCGCTGCAGGACAGATCGCAAACGGCGATCTGTCTCAGCCGTTGCCTGAAACTCGGGGCAAGGATGAATTGGATGAGCTGAATCGCTCCTTCCGTCTCATGACGGGAAACATCCGTAACATCATCCAATCCATCGATACCGCCGGAAAACGGGTCGACGGCATGGCTCAGGATATCGATCGTGGAAATGACACCATGCGGGCCATTGTGCAGCAGGTCTCCCGGACGACAGAAGAGCTGTCGATCGGCAGCCAGAAAATTGCGGAGGATCTGAGTGAGACGGTTATGGTTGTAGACAAGATGCAGCAGACTTTCGGCAGCAATCTTCAGGCCACCTCCCAATCAGCCATGCATGGCAATGAGGTCCTGAGCACGGTTCAGGAAGGACACATTGCCATTGAAGAGCAGCTCCGCCTGGCTGAAGTGAACCGGGCAGCTATGGCCGAGGTTGAACAGACTGTGCTGGAACTGGAAGAAAGCGCAGCCCGCATCACCACGATGACAGGCTACGTGTCGGAGATCGCCAAGCAGACAACACTGCTGTCCCTGAACGCTTCAATTGAAGCGGCTCGTGCAGGAGAAGCCGGACGCGGTTTCGCCGTCGTTGCAGGAGAAGTCAACAAGCTCGCAGAACAGTCTGCACAATCTGTGCAGCATATCTATGCCGCTGTGGGTGAAATCACAAGCGCCATGGACAAGGTGAAGGGTTCTGTGACGCAAAGTATGCAGCTCTTCGCAGAACAGGATAAGGCGACTGGACAAACCCGGAATTCCTTCTCCGCGATTCGTGACAGTGTGGAACAGATCAGTACAGGCATTAACCAGCTGGCCGAAGATATGCAGCAATCAAGTCAGCTAAGTACACAGGTGCAGCAGGCCATCGAAAATATTAGTGCCATTACGCAGCAGTCGGCTGCCAGCAGTGAAGAGATTACAGCTTCAACGACTGAACAGCAGCGCTCGTTTGAAGAGGCGAGCATTAAGGTTAAATCCCTGCGTGACATCAGTGAGGAGATGCATCAGGAGCTGCAGCGTTTCCGCTTGTAG
- a CDS encoding NAD(P)H-hydrate dehydratase, giving the protein MFIVTAEQMRAVDEHTIHRLGIPAASLMENAGRAIAEEVITLCREEAAGGKVEQKGCQEQRDAKQAHTGPGDREGSGGDIIADPALVMAHPGDQHWYMLIGKGNNGGDGLVAARHLLEAGLGVTLIYADAPESLRGEAAVQRDAAAQLGIPALVHGREAVDFSRCTGIVDALLGTGSRGAPRGAYAALIEAANDSGKPVVSADVPSGLNADTGEVYEPCIQARVTVCLALLKRGLVQYPGASAAGRIVVRAIGIPARLAPEHGPSVRLLTEEVMRGALNVDTDRLRAPDGHKGTYGHVLLAAGSLPMSGAGLLSAKAALRAGCGLATWALPAALLPHVIGSVPELMLAAAADGDSGEWNAASADALLRLAESRDVIATGPGLGRFEGDTGWLRRLWQQTDRPLVIDADALNMLADSGPTGPRDWGRRSAATILTPHPGEMGRLLGMPPPEVQRDRIGHAARYAREQGVTLVLKGARTVIATPSGEAYINTTGHAGMATGGAGDVLTGIIAGLLAQGLSAEQAAAFGVYLHGQAAEQAALRRGDPASLLAGDIIDAL; this is encoded by the coding sequence TTGTTTATCGTCACCGCTGAACAGATGCGAGCCGTAGATGAGCATACCATCCACAGGTTGGGCATTCCTGCTGCGAGCCTGATGGAGAACGCGGGCAGGGCCATAGCGGAGGAAGTTATCACCTTGTGCCGGGAAGAGGCAGCGGGCGGCAAGGTGGAACAGAAAGGGTGCCAGGAGCAGAGAGATGCGAAACAGGCACACACCGGGCCTGGTGATCGTGAGGGCTCTGGGGGCGACATCATCGCCGATCCGGCGCTGGTTATGGCGCACCCCGGTGATCAGCATTGGTACATGCTGATCGGCAAGGGCAATAATGGCGGGGATGGGCTGGTTGCGGCCCGCCATCTGCTTGAAGCGGGGCTCGGCGTGACCTTGATCTACGCCGATGCGCCCGAGTCACTGCGGGGCGAAGCCGCAGTGCAGCGGGATGCCGCTGCGCAGCTCGGCATCCCTGCCCTTGTCCACGGCCGTGAAGCCGTGGACTTCAGCCGGTGCACAGGCATCGTGGATGCGCTGCTGGGCACCGGCTCGCGTGGGGCGCCGCGAGGAGCCTACGCGGCGCTGATTGAGGCGGCGAACGACAGCGGCAAGCCGGTCGTGTCCGCCGATGTGCCAAGCGGGCTGAATGCCGACACCGGAGAGGTATACGAGCCCTGCATTCAAGCCAGGGTGACCGTATGCCTCGCGCTGCTGAAGCGCGGGCTTGTGCAGTATCCGGGCGCGTCAGCAGCGGGGCGCATCGTGGTGCGCGCCATCGGCATTCCGGCGCGGCTTGCGCCGGAGCACGGCCCCTCGGTCCGTCTATTGACCGAGGAAGTGATGCGCGGTGCCCTGAACGTGGACACGGACCGCCTGCGGGCACCGGATGGGCACAAGGGTACCTACGGCCACGTGCTGTTGGCCGCAGGCAGTCTGCCGATGAGCGGCGCTGGCCTGCTCTCGGCCAAAGCCGCGCTGCGCGCTGGCTGCGGGCTCGCCACATGGGCGCTGCCCGCGGCACTGCTGCCGCATGTCATCGGGAGCGTGCCCGAGCTTATGCTCGCTGCCGCCGCAGATGGCGACAGCGGCGAGTGGAACGCGGCTTCCGCCGACGCCTTGCTGCGTCTCGCGGAGAGCCGCGACGTGATCGCGACCGGGCCGGGCCTCGGCCGCTTCGAGGGCGACACCGGCTGGCTGCGCCGCCTGTGGCAACAGACGGATCGCCCGCTCGTCATCGATGCGGACGCCCTCAACATGCTCGCAGACTCGGGCCCAACCGGGCCTCGCGACTGGGGCCGGCGAAGTGCGGCGACCATCCTGACGCCGCACCCCGGAGAGATGGGCCGGCTGCTGGGCATGCCGCCCCCCGAAGTGCAGCGTGACCGGATTGGACACGCTGCACGGTACGCCCGCGAGCAGGGCGTGACCCTTGTGCTCAAAGGAGCACGAACGGTCATCGCAACGCCTTCCGGCGAGGCGTACATCAACACCACCGGGCACGCCGGCATGGCGACGGGCGGTGCCGGGGACGTATTGACCGGCATTATCGCCGGTCTGCTCGCCCAAGGGCTCAGCGCGGAGCAAGCAGCCGCTTTTGGTGTATACCTGCACGGCCAGGCTGCCGAGCAGGCTGCACTGCGGCGCGGTGACCCGGCGTCTCTGCTCGCAGGAGACATCATTGATGCACTGTAA